One Brachyhypopomus gauderio isolate BG-103 chromosome 15, BGAUD_0.2, whole genome shotgun sequence genomic region harbors:
- the dennd10 gene encoding DENN domain-containing protein 10, whose protein sequence is MAVSETQLMLSVGLIEKDVNADTLWVWCYPSVSTELRDVLLRKCCLTLDRLVLHTFVFGQYYRTWYYINTVDVQEPTVLKKVTHFSVVITAKDFNPEKYAAFSRVLCRMYIKHGSPVKIMEGYISVLTKGVCQSDENGSFLIRDYDVRKAYLAGSMKDVVSQFGMETIILYTALMLKKRIVIYHPRVEALLEFSRALPALAWHRKDWSILHPYVHLDDRELENLRSCTGYVAGFVDPEVTNRSDLFDVFVNLPDSEITISQHAKEAMVMGKLHKEIGHCIIQAAEDTDRTDIQVIKDISVKTKEILSNLVSLAEEGPDAKLTLEKLKQHRFPPATETFLFHLAAAEQLLKI, encoded by the exons ATGGCTGTGTCTGAGACTCAGttgatgttgagtgtggggcTGATTG AAAAGGACGTGAATGCGGACACGCTGTGGGTTTGGTGTTACCCTTCAGTAAGCACTGAGCTGCGTGATGTACTCTTGCGAAAATGTTGTCTGACACTGGACAGATTAGTGCTGCACACATTTGTTTTTGGACAGTACTATCGGACCTGGTACTACATCAACACTGTGGATGTCCAGGAACCCACGGTCCTCAAGAAG GTTACACATTTTTCTGTAGTTATTACAGCCAAGGATTTCAATCCTGAAAAGTATGCTGCATTCAGTCGTGTCCTGTGCAG AATGTACATCAAGCATGGCAGTCCAGTAAAGATCATGGAGGGTTACATCTCCGTCCTAACTAAGGGTGTCTGCCAGAGCGATGAGAATGGCTCCTTCCTCATCAGGGATTATGACGTCAGAAAAGCCTACTTGGCTGGATCCATGAAAG ATGTAGTATCTCAGTTTGGGATGGAAACCATCATCCTATACACGGCACTCATGTTGAAGAAAAGGATCGTGATCTACCACCCTCGTGTCGAGGCTCTGCTTGAGTTCTCAAG AGCGCTCCCAGCCTTGGCATGGCACCGAAAAGACTGGTCCATTCTGCACCCGTACGTTCACCTGGATGACCGGGAGCTGGAGAACCTAAGATCATGTACAG GATATGTTGCAGGCTTTGTGGATCCTGAGGTTACCAACAGATCAGATCTCTTTGATGTTTTCGTGAATCTTCCAGACAGTGAAATTACCATATCTCAGCATGCCAAAG AGGCGATGGTGATGGGGAAATTACATAAGGAGATTGGTCACTGTATCATCCAAGCGGCAGAGGACACAGATCGCACAGACATCCAAGTTATCAAG GATATCTCAGTGAAGACCAAGGAGATCCTCAGTAACTTGGTATCCCTTGCTGAGGAAGGACCAGATGCAAAGTTGACTCTGGAGAAGCTAAAGCAGCATCGCTTCCCCCCGGCAACCGAGACCTTCCTCTTCCACTTAGCTGCTGCAGAGCAACTCCTGAAGATCTAA
- the prdx3 gene encoding thioredoxin-dependent peroxide reductase, mitochondrial: MAATIARLLGTSVRRTAVGALRTLTSLNGASVIGAPRVLSCSHTQHAFFSSSTTKWAPAVTQHAPYFKGTAVLNGEFKEISLDDYKGKYLVLFFYPLDFTFVCPTEIISFSDKANEFHDINCAVVGVSVDSHFTHLAWTNTPRKTGGLGKIHIPLLSDLSKQISRDYGVLLESPGIALRGLFIIDPNGLVKHMSVNDLPVGRSVEETLRLVKAFQFVDTHGEVCPASWTPKSPTIKPTPEGSKEYFEKVN, translated from the exons ATGGCGGCCACCATTGCAAGACTTCTTGGGACTTCG GTGCGCAGAACAGCAGTTGGTGCATTGAGGACCCTGACCTCCCTCAACGGGGCATCAGTGATCGGGGCTccgcgtgttctctcctgttctCACACACAGCATGCCTTCTTCTCCAGCA GCACTACTAAATGGGCACCAGCCGTTACCCAGCATGCACCATACTTCAAAGGAACAGCTGTCCTTAATGGAGAATTCAAAGAGATCAGTCTAGATGATTACAAGGGCAAATATCTGGTCCTGTTTTTCTATCCACTTGATTT TACATTTGTGTGCCCAACAGAGATCATCTCATTCAGTGACAAGGCTAACGAGTTCCATGATATCAACTGTGCGgtagtgggtgtgtctgtggatTCTCATTTCACTCACCTGGCCTGGACCAACACCCCTAGAAAG ACCGGTGGATTAGGTAAAATCCATATCCCTTTGCTGTCTGATCTCAGCAAGCAAATATCCAGAGACTATGGAGTCCTCCTGGAGAGTCCAGGAATAGCTCTGAG GGGATTGTTTATTATTGATCCCAATGGATTGGTGAAACACATGAGTGTCAACGACCTTCCAGTGGGGCGCTCCGTTGAGGAGACGTTACGTCTTGTCAAGGCCTTTCAGTTTGTGGATACACACGGAGAGGTTTGCCCAGCCAGCTGGACCCCAAAGTCGCCCACA ATAAAGCCGACTCCAGAGGGGTCAAAGGAGTACTTTGAAAAGGTCAACTAA
- the sfxn4 gene encoding sideroflexin-4, with amino-acid sequence MDLNLEYWQSNGKTFLSRVGLWLSILDPTSILSPDADIEKARCLLRTEAKHQKNDKVDNAWRLSLSSVHADTGAVIFPIFRPQAFLPISAPLVVGSFMPHKGVTPALFWHFLLQSYSVGFTHANRNATATPEKTTTVKQSLLITGTVAYSAIAGALPQIILQRLHVTSSAAQTFCRSVLPVPLSAGLAAFSVFIVRDGESENGIQIFDSNGNSVGVSKEAGSKAIKETAISRAALFGTTTTVPSLLVVLLNRTKFAKRNPMIFAPFRHISTAIVLGLMIPVSFSLFPQLGKIKREHLEKELQALTSDGELFYHRGL; translated from the exons ATGGATCTAAATTTGGAATACTGGCAAAGCAACGGAAAG ACTTTCCTGAGTAGAGTGGGCCTTTGGTTAAGTATTCTTGACCCCACTTCCATCCTGAGTCCTGAT GCTGATATTGAGAAGGCTCGCTGTCTGCTTAGGACTGAGGCCAAGCACCAGAAGAATGACAAG GTTGATAATGCCTGGCGTCTGTCTCTT TCATCTGTCCATGCTGACACTGGAGCAGTGATTTTTCCTATATTTCGACCTCAAG CTTTTCTGCCTATATCAGCCCCTTTG GTTGTAGGGAGTTTCATGCCCCATAAAGGAGTCACACCCGCCCTGTTCTGGCAT TTTTTGCTCCAGAGTTACAGTGTAGGGTTCACCCATGCCAACAGGAACGCAACAGCTACACCG gaaaaaacaacaacagtaaaacAGTCTCTTCTCATCACTGGAACAGTTGCATATTCAGCAATTGCAGGG GCCCTTCCTCAAATTATACTTCAGCGTCTGCATGTCACCAGTTCTGCAGCTCAGACCTTCTGTAGGTCAGTGCTGCCTGTCCCACTGTCAG CTGGTTTGGCTGCCTTCAGTGTGTTCATTGTGAGAGATGGAGAATCAGAGAATGGAATACAGATTTTTGATTCTAATGGGAATTCTGTTGGTGTCTCAAAGGAAGCTGGATCTAAG GCTATAAAGGAAACGGCTATATCTCGAGCAGCACTGTTTGGTACCACAACGACAGTTCCCAGTCTGCTGGTAGTCCTTCTTAATAG GACAAAGTTTGCAAAGAGGAACCCAATGATATTTGCTCCATTTAGACACATTAGCACTGCCATTGTCCTTGGATTGATGATCCCTGTATCCTTTAGTCTGTTTCCACAACTTGGCAAG ATTAAAAGGGAACACCTAGAAAAAGAGTTGCAAGCCTTAACAAGTGATGGAGAACTGTTTTACCACAGAGGACTGTGA